A single window of SAR324 cluster bacterium DNA harbors:
- a CDS encoding UTP--glucose-1-phosphate uridylyltransferase yields MKGVILAAGYATRFLPASKTIPKEMFPLIDRPVIDFIVQEMVDSGIEDILLVSSRRKKVLEDYFDREVELDSAFSKANSIEKLELIKPTSANIFTLRQQEMMGTGNALMLVEPFVQDAPFVVAYPDDIVMGNPPLTLQLIEAYRETGNTILTVEALPEENISRYGVIDPVNEGEIMEVRKMVEKPAPGTEPSNYASYGRYLYTPEIFGALRATDNTHKHQYEFTQTEAINQLASRGKVSAVKMKGTRYDVGEPLGYLLSSLQFGLRQERFRETLISEMERMLQQEKVG; encoded by the coding sequence ATGAAAGGTGTGATTTTAGCAGCTGGCTATGCAACGAGGTTTTTACCAGCGTCTAAGACGATTCCAAAGGAAATGTTTCCTCTAATTGACCGGCCAGTGATTGATTTCATTGTTCAAGAGATGGTGGATTCTGGTATTGAAGACATCCTTTTGGTATCTTCACGCAGAAAAAAAGTTTTAGAAGACTATTTTGATCGAGAAGTTGAACTGGACTCTGCATTTTCCAAAGCGAACTCCATTGAAAAACTGGAGTTAATCAAGCCAACGAGTGCAAACATCTTCACATTGAGGCAACAAGAGATGATGGGGACAGGCAATGCCCTGATGCTAGTAGAACCCTTTGTCCAGGATGCTCCCTTTGTGGTCGCGTATCCAGATGACATCGTGATGGGGAATCCTCCGTTGACACTACAATTGATTGAGGCTTACAGGGAAACAGGCAACACGATCCTGACTGTAGAAGCACTTCCCGAAGAAAATATATCTCGCTATGGAGTGATTGATCCTGTTAATGAAGGGGAGATCATGGAGGTCAGAAAGATGGTGGAAAAGCCAGCCCCTGGAACTGAACCCAGTAACTATGCGTCTTATGGTCGGTATCTGTATACTCCAGAAATTTTTGGTGCACTTCGTGCGACAGATAATACGCATAAGCATCAATATGAATTTACACAGACGGAAGCGATTAATCAGTTGGCTTCAAGAGGCAAGGTTTCAGCAGTCAAAATGAAGGGGACTCGTTACGATGTTGGGGAACCCTTGGGATATTTGTTGTCCTCACTACAATTTGGTTTGAGGCAGGAACGCTTTCGAGAAACGCTAATCTCAGAAATGGAGAGAATGCTGCAGCAGGAAAAAGTTGGATGA
- a CDS encoding acyl carrier protein: MQLSEEKIREGCLKTIARELDLPLEEVELDSNLRDDLDLTSLDAMNVIMALEDEFGQEADIEQILELQTVQQLVEYLLNLLQQPK, encoded by the coding sequence ATGCAACTAAGCGAAGAAAAAATCCGAGAAGGTTGCCTCAAAACAATTGCTCGTGAACTAGATCTCCCACTTGAAGAGGTGGAGTTGGATTCAAATCTAAGAGATGATCTAGATCTGACATCTTTAGATGCGATGAACGTAATTATGGCCTTGGAAGATGAATTTGGTCAGGAAGCCGACATAGAGCAAATCCTTGAACTACAGACCGTTCAACAACTGGTAGAATATCTATTGAATCTTCTTCAACAACCAAAGTGA
- a CDS encoding DUF4262 domain-containing protein, producing MGPSDFPTRETVYTKIRADLDQYGWSLISSIYRDELFTHTVGLSWGYEHQEIELIGLNQEIAAMLLNELARRVVNGEKFHANCHFEDIVDGVDLILVENPIDPLSKPMTNGRLRLVWPDENNLYPWQKGCEEECLIQQWFPDSTMPERDTCEAYALLEQATLR from the coding sequence ATGGGACCATCTGATTTTCCCACCCGGGAAACTGTTTATACAAAGATTCGCGCCGATTTGGATCAGTATGGTTGGAGTCTCATTTCGTCAATTTACCGCGATGAACTTTTCACACACACGGTTGGTCTAAGCTGGGGCTATGAACACCAGGAGATTGAACTCATTGGACTGAATCAAGAAATCGCCGCAATGTTGCTGAATGAATTGGCCCGACGAGTCGTCAATGGTGAAAAATTTCATGCCAACTGCCATTTTGAAGATATTGTAGATGGAGTTGATTTGATCCTCGTGGAAAATCCAATTGATCCACTCAGCAAGCCGATGACCAATGGAAGACTTCGGTTGGTTTGGCCTGATGAAAACAACCTCTATCCCTGGCAGAAAGGTTGCGAAGAAGAATGTCTAATTCAGCAGTGGTTTCCAGATTCAACGATGCCTGAAAGAGATACTTGTGAGGCCTACGCTCTTTTGGAGCAAGCCACCCTTCGTTGA